A genome region from Timaviella obliquedivisa GSE-PSE-MK23-08B includes the following:
- a CDS encoding EAL domain-containing protein, translating to MNCESTLNHSLSVAVQTDILIVDDVLENIRLLSAMLDCNGYQTRKATNGAMALTAVETTLPSLILLDIRMPNMSGYQVCQRLKSDPRTAHIPIIFLSAADDITNKIEAFKVGGADYITKPFHIEEVLARIQNQLAMIAAQQTICQLNAQLEGRVQERTQQLETANSQLSKLAFRDPLTWLPNRALFMERLHEALSQQQASSENQFAVFYLDCDRFKPVNDSLGHQAGDELLIAISERLNSLLRQEDCLARLGGDEFVILLGKLEDSRYATQVADRIIKSFDLPFHLRGKDIFVSFSIGIVLECSSYWDPEELLRDADTAMYQAKALGKDQYQIFEPSMYQAVCHRLQIETDLRQAIQRQELALYYQPIVELATGNIVGVEALIRWHHPIQGLIPPDRFIPIAEETGFILKLGHWALREACGHLRYWQDQCIVASSFSVSVNVSACQFAQPDFVKQLDEILAETQLAPQCLKLEITETVIMQDIPLVADNISNLQERSIQLSIDDFGTGYSSLSYLHSFSVENLKIDRSFINRLHKKKSNFGLVTAIVQIGKAMKMNLIAEGIETSEQLAHLKFLGCQFGQGYLFSKPLPSEEMIVLLSTTHQKHLEASE from the coding sequence ATGAATTGTGAAAGCACTCTTAATCATTCTCTATCTGTCGCAGTTCAAACAGACATTTTGATTGTAGATGATGTCCTAGAAAACATTCGTCTCTTATCAGCCATGTTGGACTGCAACGGCTACCAAACCCGCAAAGCAACGAATGGCGCAATGGCATTGACTGCTGTTGAGACAACTTTACCCAGTCTAATTCTGCTAGATATCCGAATGCCTAACATGAGCGGATACCAGGTTTGCCAACGCCTCAAATCAGATCCTAGAACCGCTCATATACCTATTATCTTTCTGAGTGCAGCAGATGATATTACTAATAAAATAGAAGCATTTAAAGTAGGAGGTGCAGACTACATTACTAAGCCTTTTCATATAGAAGAAGTCTTGGCACGCATTCAAAATCAACTTGCTATGATTGCGGCTCAACAAACCATTTGTCAGCTTAATGCCCAGTTAGAGGGACGGGTTCAGGAACGAACTCAGCAGCTAGAAACTGCAAATTCTCAACTCTCGAAACTGGCATTTCGTGATCCGCTCACTTGGTTGCCTAATCGCGCTTTATTCATGGAGCGCCTTCACGAAGCCTTAAGTCAACAGCAGGCAAGCTCTGAAAATCAGTTTGCTGTGTTTTATCTAGATTGCGATCGCTTCAAACCTGTCAACGATTCGCTTGGGCATCAAGCAGGCGATGAGTTACTAATTGCCATCTCTGAGCGCCTAAATTCTCTCTTGCGCCAAGAAGATTGTTTGGCGCGTTTAGGGGGAGATGAATTTGTTATTTTACTTGGTAAACTAGAAGACTCACGATACGCAACTCAAGTTGCCGATCGAATTATTAAAAGCTTTGACCTTCCCTTTCATTTAAGGGGAAAAGATATCTTTGTCTCATTTAGCATCGGGATTGTATTAGAGTGTTCAAGTTACTGGGATCCTGAAGAACTGCTACGAGATGCGGATACCGCAATGTATCAAGCCAAGGCTCTAGGAAAAGACCAATATCAAATTTTCGAGCCTTCAATGTATCAAGCAGTGTGCCATCGATTACAGATTGAAACAGATCTACGACAAGCAATTCAGCGCCAAGAGCTAGCTCTGTATTACCAGCCCATTGTTGAATTAGCAACCGGTAACATTGTTGGGGTAGAAGCATTAATTCGCTGGCACCATCCCATTCAAGGTTTGATTCCACCCGATCGATTTATTCCGATTGCAGAAGAAACAGGATTTATTTTAAAACTAGGGCACTGGGCGCTTAGAGAAGCCTGCGGTCACCTTCGTTATTGGCAAGACCAATGCATTGTCGCCTCATCGTTTTCAGTCAGCGTCAATGTCTCAGCCTGCCAGTTTGCTCAACCTGACTTTGTTAAGCAGCTTGATGAAATTTTGGCGGAAACTCAGCTTGCACCTCAGTGCTTAAAGCTAGAAATCACCGAAACAGTAATCATGCAGGATATTCCTTTGGTTGCCGATAACATCAGTAACTTACAGGAGCGATCGATTCAATTAAGCATTGATGACTTTGGCACAGGGTACTCATCGCTGAGCTACCTTCATTCATTTTCAGTCGAAAATCTTAAAATCGATCGCTCGTTCATCAATCGGTTGCATAAAAAGAAGAGCAATTTTGGGTTAGTGACTGCGATCGTGCAAATTGGTAAGGCGATGAAGATGAACTTGATTGCAGAAGGCATTGAAACGAGTGAACAGCTTGCCCATTTGAAGTTTTTGGGCTGTCAGTTTGGTCAAGGGTATCTCTTCTCTAAACCCTTGCCTTCTGAAGAAATGATTGTTCTTCTCAGTACGACTCATCAAAAGCATTTAGAGGCTTCTGAGTAA